GCGGGCGTGCCGGGGTCAGCGGAACGCCGGGACACCCGTGGTGGGCGCCCCGGCAGGATGAACGTCGGTCAGGCAGACCGCGGTTCGGTGTGCGTGTTCGGCGCGGCGGGATCGGCTGTCGGCTGCGCGGCCGGCAACGGATTCGGCGCCGGCTGCGGCGTGGACGCCCGGGCGTCGTCGTTCTGCATCTCCTTGACCTCGCTCTTGAAGATCCGGAGCGAACGACCGAGACCGCGCGCGGCGTCGGGCAGCTTCTTCGAACCGAAGAGAATCACGACCACCAGCGCCACGATGGCCCAGTGCCAGGGGCTCATTGCACCCATTTACAACAACCTCCACTGATCGGCTCCGATCGATGCTACCGGACCTCGAGCACAGCCCGAGGCTTCGCGCCGGTGTATCCACCCACAATTCGCGGAGGGTTCACACAGATGTTTCACAACGCGACCGTCACGGTGTCGGACCCGCGCCGCGGGTCGCGTTCTCCCCGTCGAGCTCGGCGTAGGCGGCCAGCGCCGCCTCGGCCCGCGCCCGCACCGCGGCCCGCAACTCGGGCGGGTCGAGCACCTGCACCCCGGCGCCGAGACCGACGAGCAGCCGCGCCATCCACCCCGGCGACGCGTACCGCATCGACGCCTCGCACCTGCCGTCGGAAAGCACCTGCACGTCGGTGAGCGGGTAGTAGTCGAGCAGCCAGGTGTACGACGGGGCGATGCGCAACCGCGCGGCGGGCAGCGACGGGTCGCCCTCGAACAGTTCGAGGTGCTCGTCGTCGGTGATCGCCCGGTGCGGCGGTCGCGTCGGCTCGTCGAGCACGGTGGCGGCGTCGATGCGGTCGAAGCGGAACAGCCGCACTCCTTCGGCGCTGCGGCACCACGCCTGCAGGTAGGCGTGTTCGTCGATGATGACGATGCGGATCGGGTCGACGTCGCGTTCGGAGACGGTGTCGCGGGAAGCCGAATAGTAGGTCAGGTGCACGGCGCGCCCGTCGCGCACCGCGGCCCGCACCTGTCCGGCGGCGTCGGAGTCCCCGGCTGCCTCCGGATCAGGCTCGGCAGTCGCCGCGGTGGCGGTGTCGGCGGTGGCGGTGTCGGCGGGCAGCGCGGCGGTCCCGGCGGCCGCCTCGATCTTCGCGATCGCCGACTGCGCCGCGGACGGGTCGACGACGCCGGGCATCTCCTGCAGCGACCGCAGCGCCACGAGCAGCGCGGTGGCCTCGGTGGAGGTCAACCGCAGGGGTCGTTCGATGCCGGCGGTGAAGGTCACCACGATGCTGTCCTCGGAGAACGACAGGTCGATCAGATCACCGGGTCCGTAGCCGGGCAGGCCGCACACCCACAGCTGGTTCAGATCGTCCATCACCTGATTGGGCGTGACCCCGAGATCGCGGGCGGCCTCGGCCGCGCTGATCCCCGGGTGCGCCAGGAAGTAGGGCACGAGATTGAGCAGTCGTCCCAGTCGCGCCGACAGTCGTGTGCTCATCGCTCCTCCTCCCCCGCATCCGTGACCGCCTGTTCGAGGATGCGGTGCACCTCGGCCCGTAACTCCGGTGGGTCGAGCACCAACGCGTCCGCGCCCTGCCCGGCGACGATCCGGGCGATCCATTCCCACGAGCGCACCGGCACCTCGAGTTCCACCCCGTCGCGGTCTCCGATCCGCCGTGCCGCGCCGGTCCGTCCGAGCCGGCGTAGCTCCCACGCGCGTCCATCGGCCACCCACAGGCGTGCCGATCCGCTGACCTCCGCCGGGGAGGTCGCGGCGAGCACCCGCCCCCGCAGATCCACGCCCCCCGGGATCTGCACCGCCCCCTCTGGGCCGATCGCGGTGATCTCGTCGCCGATGCGCGAGAGCCGGAAGGTGCGCACGGCGTCGCGATCGCGGTCGTGGCCGACGAGATACCAGCGGCCGTGCACGGTGACCACACCCCACGGTTCGACGGTTCGCGTCGACCACGGCTCGGTGGGGGAACTGCGGTGGGTGAACCGCACCGCGCGGCGCGCGTCGATCGCGGCGAGCAACGCCGTCAACGCGGGTTCGGAACCGCGGGCGCGCGGCGGCAGCGGCGCGACGACCTCCCCGCCGTCGGAGTCGACACGGATCCCGGCGGCGCGCAGCTTGAGCACCGCGCCCTGCGCGGCGGCGGTCAGCTCCGGCGATTCCCACAGCGCGGCGGCGACGGCCACGGCGGCGGTCTCCTCGCGGGTGAGGTCGATCTCGGGCAGTTCGTAGGCGTCGCGGTTGATGCGGTAGCCCTCCACCGTCGACGACCGCGACGGCCGGCCCGTCTCGAGGGGCACCCCGAGATCGCGCAGTTCGTTCTTGTCCCGCTCGAACATGCGGCTGAACGCCTCGTCGCTCGCGCATTCGGAGTAGCCGGCCACCGAGGCACGGATCTTCTCCGCGGTCACGAACTGTCGGGTGGACAGCAGCGCGATGACCAGGTTCACCAGCCGTTCGACTTTCGAGATCGCCACGCGCCAACCCTAGTGCCCGCGCGCCGCCGGCACCGCATCACCGTCCATCGGAGCGGACCGGACGGTCCGCTCCGATGGACGGCGGTACTCACATGGAGGCGATGAGCCGTTCGACGCGTTCGTCCACGGACCGGAACGGGTCCTTGCACAACACGGTGCGCTGCGCCTGGTCGTTGAGCTTCAGATGCACCCAGTCGACGGTGAAATCGCGGCCCGCGGCCTGCGCGGCGGCGATGAAATCACCGCGCAGCTTCGCGCGGGTGGTCTGCGGCGGGGTGTTCACCGCGGCGTCGACGGACTCGTCGTCGGTGGCCCGCGCCGCCAGTCCCTTGCGTTGCAGCAGGTCGAACACACCGCGTCCGCGTTTGATGTCGTGATAGGCCAGGTCGAGCTGGGCGATCTTCGGGTCGGACAGCTCCATGTTGTAGCGGTCCTGGTAGCGCTGGAACAGCTTGCGCTTGATCACCCAGTCGATCTCGGTGTCGACCTTCGCGAAGTCCTGCGATTCGACGGCATCGAGGACGCGGCCCCACAGGTCCACCACCTGCGCGACGTGCGGGTCGGGTTCGCGCTGGTGCAGATATTCCACCGCCCGCGCGTGGTATTCGCGCTGGATGTCCAGGGCGCTGGCCTGCCGGCCGCCGGCCAGGCGCACCGGGCGCCGGCCCGTCAGGTCGTGGGAGACCTCGCGGATGGCGCGGATCGGGTTGTCGAGCGCGAAGTCCCGGAACGGCACCCCGGCCTCGATCATCTCGAGCACCAGCGCCGCCGACCCCACCTTGAGCATGGTGGTGGTCTCGGACATGTTCGAGTCCCCGACGATCACGTGCAGGCGCCGGTACTTCTCGGCGTCGGCGTGCGGCTCGTCGCGGGTGTTGATGATCGGCCGCGACCGGGTGGTCGCCGACGAGACGCCCTCCCAGATGTGCTCGGCGCGTTGCGACAGGCAGAAGGTGGCGGCTTTGGGGGTCTGCAGCACCTTCCCGGCGCCGCAGATCAGCTGGCGGGTCACCAGGAAGGGCAGCAGCACATCGGAGATGCGGGAGAACTCGCCGACGCGGGCGACGAGATAGTTCTCGTGGCAGCCGTAGGAGTTGCCCGCCGAGTCGGTGTTGTTCTTGAACAGGAAGATGTCGCCGCCGATGCCTTCCTCGGCGAGACGCTGCTCGGCGTCGATGAGCAGTTCCTCGAGGACCCGCTCACCGGCATGGTCGTGCTCGACGAGCTGGAGCAGGTCGTCGCACTCGGCGGTGGCGTACTCGGGGTGCGAACCGACATCGAGATACAGTCGCGCCCCGTTCCGCAGGAAGACGTTCGAACTGCGCCCCCAGGACACCACCCGGCGGAACAGATAGCGGGCCACCTCGTCGGGGCTCAACCGACGATGCCCGTGGAAGGTACACGTGACGCCGAACTCCGTCTCGATACCCATGATTCGTCGCTGCACACTTCGACAGTACCGCGCGAACCCGACCCCCATGGGTCGCAACGACATCTACGGTCGAGGTGTGATCGTTCCCGAGCGTTACCGCACCGCCGACCGGGCCCTGTTCGAGCGCTCCGGGGCGCTGCGCGCGTCCCCTGCCGACCCGCTGCTGCGCGACCTCGGACGCGCCGCCAACCACAGTGTGCTGTGGGTGGCGTGCGCCGCGGTGTGCGCCACCGCCGGCGGTCACGCCCGCCGCGGGGCGGTGCGGGGTCTGTTGTCGGTGGCCGGGGCCAGCGCCTTGACCAACGGGCTGCTCAAACCGCTGTTGCCGCGCCGCCGGCCCCCGGCGCGCACCGACCCGAAGTTTCGGCGCCGCACGGTGCCGATCCCCCGCTCGTCGTCGTTCCCGTCCGGGCACGCCGCGTCGGCGGCGGCGTTCGCGACCGGGGTGGTGCTCGAATCCCCTGCGGCTGGGGCGGTTCTGGCGCCGCTGGCCGCGGCGGTGGCCTATTCGCGGGTGCACACCGGCGTGCACTGGCCCGGCGACGTCGTCGTCGGCGCCGCGGTCGGGGCGACGGTGGCGTGGTCGACGCGCCGCTGGTGGGCGGTGCGCAGCCGCGAACCGGCGACCGTGCAGGTCGCGGCGGCCGCGCCCGCCCTGCCCGGCGGCGACGGAATGCTGCTGGTGGTCAACCGCGATGCCGGGACCGCCGAGGAGATCGCCGCGCGGGTCACCGCCGCGCTGCCGAGCGTGCGTCGCGTCGATCTGGATCCCGACGGTGATCCGGCGGAGCAGTCGGAACGTCTGCTGACCGAATATCGGCCGCAGGCGGTGGGGGTGTGCGGCGGGGACGGCACCGTCGCGGCGGTGCTCGACGTCGCCGTCGACGCGCGGCTGCCGGTCGCGGTGTTCCCCGGCGGCACCCTCAACCATTTCGCGCTCGATCTCGGCGTGGTGGATCTGGAGGAGACGGTGCGGGCGGTCACCGCCGGGCAGGCGGTGGCCGTCGGGCTCGGGCAGGTGACGGTGACCGGGCCGGACGGGCGCACGGTGCGGCGGTTCGTCAACACCGCCAGCCTCGGTGGCTATCCGGATGCGGTGCGGTTGCGGCAGCACTGGGAACCGCGGATCGGCAAGTGGCCGGCGGCGGGGTTGGCGATGCTCGCGGTGCTGCGCACGGCGAGCCCGATGCCGGTCCGCATCGACGGGGCGGGGCGGGCGGTGTGGTTGCTGTTCGTCGGCAACGGCCGCTACACCCCGGCAGATCAGGTGCCGATGTCCCGGGCGCATCTGGATCCGGGCACCCTCGACGTGCGGTATCTACCCGCGGAGAATCGGTTCTCGCGGCTGCGTCTGCTCCTCGCTGCGGCGACCGGCACCCTCGGCGCGTCACCGATGTAT
This window of the Rhodococcus pyridinivorans genome carries:
- the tatA gene encoding Sec-independent protein translocase subunit TatA — its product is MGAMSPWHWAIVALVVVILFGSKKLPDAARGLGRSLRIFKSEVKEMQNDDARASTPQPAPNPLPAAQPTADPAAPNTHTEPRSA
- a CDS encoding helix-turn-helix transcriptional regulator yields the protein MSTRLSARLGRLLNLVPYFLAHPGISAAEAARDLGVTPNQVMDDLNQLWVCGLPGYGPGDLIDLSFSEDSIVVTFTAGIERPLRLTSTEATALLVALRSLQEMPGVVDPSAAQSAIAKIEAAAGTAALPADTATADTATAATAEPDPEAAGDSDAAGQVRAAVRDGRAVHLTYYSASRDTVSERDVDPIRIVIIDEHAYLQAWCRSAEGVRLFRFDRIDAATVLDEPTRPPHRAITDDEHLELFEGDPSLPAARLRIAPSYTWLLDYYPLTDVQVLSDGRCEASMRYASPGWMARLLVGLGAGVQVLDPPELRAAVRARAEAALAAYAELDGENATRGAGPTP
- a CDS encoding helix-turn-helix transcriptional regulator, whose product is MAISKVERLVNLVIALLSTRQFVTAEKIRASVAGYSECASDEAFSRMFERDKNELRDLGVPLETGRPSRSSTVEGYRINRDAYELPEIDLTREETAAVAVAAALWESPELTAAAQGAVLKLRAAGIRVDSDGGEVVAPLPPRARGSEPALTALLAAIDARRAVRFTHRSSPTEPWSTRTVEPWGVVTVHGRWYLVGHDRDRDAVRTFRLSRIGDEITAIGPEGAVQIPGGVDLRGRVLAATSPAEVSGSARLWVADGRAWELRRLGRTGAARRIGDRDGVELEVPVRSWEWIARIVAGQGADALVLDPPELRAEVHRILEQAVTDAGEEER
- the pafA gene encoding Pup--protein ligase, coding for MQRRIMGIETEFGVTCTFHGHRRLSPDEVARYLFRRVVSWGRSSNVFLRNGARLYLDVGSHPEYATAECDDLLQLVEHDHAGERVLEELLIDAEQRLAEEGIGGDIFLFKNNTDSAGNSYGCHENYLVARVGEFSRISDVLLPFLVTRQLICGAGKVLQTPKAATFCLSQRAEHIWEGVSSATTRSRPIINTRDEPHADAEKYRRLHVIVGDSNMSETTTMLKVGSAALVLEMIEAGVPFRDFALDNPIRAIREVSHDLTGRRPVRLAGGRQASALDIQREYHARAVEYLHQREPDPHVAQVVDLWGRVLDAVESQDFAKVDTEIDWVIKRKLFQRYQDRYNMELSDPKIAQLDLAYHDIKRGRGVFDLLQRKGLAARATDDESVDAAVNTPPQTTRAKLRGDFIAAAQAAGRDFTVDWVHLKLNDQAQRTVLCKDPFRSVDERVERLIASM
- a CDS encoding bifunctional phosphatase PAP2/diacylglycerol kinase family protein — encoded protein: MGRNDIYGRGVIVPERYRTADRALFERSGALRASPADPLLRDLGRAANHSVLWVACAAVCATAGGHARRGAVRGLLSVAGASALTNGLLKPLLPRRRPPARTDPKFRRRTVPIPRSSSFPSGHAASAAAFATGVVLESPAAGAVLAPLAAAVAYSRVHTGVHWPGDVVVGAAVGATVAWSTRRWWAVRSREPATVQVAAAAPALPGGDGMLLVVNRDAGTAEEIAARVTAALPSVRRVDLDPDGDPAEQSERLLTEYRPQAVGVCGGDGTVAAVLDVAVDARLPVAVFPGGTLNHFALDLGVVDLEETVRAVTAGQAVAVGLGQVTVTGPDGRTVRRFVNTASLGGYPDAVRLRQHWEPRIGKWPAAGLAMLAVLRTASPMPVRIDGAGRAVWLLFVGNGRYTPADQVPMSRAHLDPGTLDVRYLPAENRFSRLRLLLAAATGTLGASPMYRQRHIPGLAVEVIGDPVALATDGEVLADGTGFDFEVVPSALTVYRLAVDQPASGPDSVSEPVAVSDPDSGAGSAGVSDGAA